In Fusobacterium periodonticum ATCC 33693, the following are encoded in one genomic region:
- a CDS encoding DegV family EDD domain-containing protein: protein MKIEIKVLTPLRLTKLFIAASRWLLKYADVLNDLNVYPVPDGDTGTNMSMTLQSVENALIGLQTEPKMEELVDIISEAVLLGARGNSGTILSQIIQGFLDEVRDTEEITVPKAARAFVSAKERAYMAVSQPVEGTILTVIRKVSEAAIAYEGPKDDFIPFLVHLKNAAAEAVDDTPNLLPKLKEAGVVDAGGKGIFYVLEGFEKSVTDPEMLKDLARIANSQVNRKQKLEYVNKNEIKFKYCTEFIIESGDFDLEEYKAKIEQLGDSMVVAQTRKKTKTHIHTNHPGQVLEIAGALGNLNNMKIENMEIQHNHVLIKEEELNGGKAPLVEVEETVKLLFNEKNIENNVAIYAVVDNKNIADLFLKDGAAATLIGGQTKNPSVADIEDGLKKISAKTIYILPNNKNIIASAKLAAKRDKRDIIVIDTKTMLEGYYFTKNRKMNLQGLLRQLKFNNSIEITKAVRDTKVNDIEIKIGDHIALVNGALTEKAGTLEDLVKIVSDKYINDKTLSLTVVKGKTATEEANEIITAKNLKKFYMYDGEQDNYSYYIYLEQRDPSLSKIAILTDSASDLTLEMTEGLDITIIPVRLRIGENNYKDGVDISKKEFWHKLLTEKVMPKTAQPSPAEFRDYYEELFNKGYEKIISIHMSSKMSGTQQVAKVAREMIKREKDIIIVDSKSVTFGQAYQVLEAAKMAKEDAKLETILARLYEIADKMKVYFAVSDLTYLEKGGRIGRASSMIGSLLKLRPVLKIEDGEVTLETKTFGERGAISYMEKIIKNEGKNSIYLYTAWGGTNQELQSTDILKKTADTMRKIEYRGRFEIGATIGSHSGPVFGIGIISKIR from the coding sequence ATGAAAATAGAAATAAAAGTTTTAACGCCACTTAGGCTGACTAAATTATTTATAGCAGCAAGTAGATGGCTTTTAAAATACGCAGATGTTTTAAATGACCTAAATGTTTACCCTGTTCCTGATGGAGATACAGGAACAAACATGTCTATGACATTACAATCTGTAGAAAATGCTTTAATAGGTTTACAAACAGAACCTAAAATGGAAGAACTTGTAGATATAATTTCTGAGGCTGTTTTATTAGGAGCAAGAGGAAATTCAGGAACAATTCTATCTCAAATTATTCAAGGATTCTTGGATGAAGTTAGAGATACAGAAGAAATTACAGTTCCTAAGGCAGCAAGAGCTTTTGTTTCAGCAAAAGAAAGAGCATATATGGCTGTAAGCCAACCAGTTGAAGGAACAATACTTACTGTTATTAGAAAAGTTTCAGAAGCTGCAATAGCTTATGAAGGACCAAAGGATGACTTTATTCCTTTCTTAGTTCATTTAAAAAATGCAGCAGCTGAAGCTGTTGATGATACTCCTAATCTTTTACCTAAATTAAAAGAAGCTGGAGTTGTTGATGCAGGAGGAAAGGGAATCTTCTATGTGCTTGAAGGATTTGAAAAATCTGTAACAGATCCTGAGATGCTAAAAGATTTAGCTAGAATAGCCAATTCTCAAGTAAACAGAAAACAAAAACTTGAATATGTAAATAAAAATGAAATAAAATTCAAATATTGTACTGAGTTTATAATAGAATCAGGAGATTTTGATTTAGAAGAATATAAAGCTAAAATTGAGCAACTTGGAGATTCTATGGTTGTTGCACAAACAAGAAAGAAAACTAAGACTCATATACACACTAACCATCCAGGGCAAGTTTTGGAAATAGCTGGAGCTTTAGGTAACTTGAATAATATGAAGATTGAAAATATGGAAATTCAACACAACCATGTTTTAATCAAAGAAGAAGAGTTAAATGGTGGAAAAGCTCCTCTAGTTGAAGTTGAAGAAACAGTTAAATTACTGTTTAATGAAAAAAATATTGAAAATAATGTAGCTATCTATGCTGTGGTAGACAATAAGAATATAGCTGATCTTTTCTTAAAAGATGGAGCTGCTGCAACTTTAATTGGAGGGCAAACTAAAAATCCTTCTGTTGCAGATATAGAAGATGGATTGAAAAAAATTAGTGCAAAGACTATATATATTCTACCTAATAATAAAAATATTATTGCTAGTGCTAAATTAGCAGCAAAAAGGGATAAAAGAGATATTATAGTTATAGATACAAAGACAATGTTAGAAGGATATTACTTCACTAAAAATAGAAAAATGAATCTTCAAGGTTTACTAAGACAATTGAAATTCAATAATTCTATTGAAATTACAAAAGCTGTTAGAGACACTAAAGTAAATGACATAGAAATTAAAATTGGAGATCATATAGCTCTTGTAAATGGTGCTTTAACAGAAAAAGCAGGAACACTAGAAGATTTAGTTAAAATAGTATCTGATAAATATATAAATGATAAAACTTTATCTCTTACTGTAGTTAAAGGAAAAACAGCTACTGAAGAAGCTAATGAAATTATTACAGCTAAGAATTTAAAAAAATTCTATATGTATGATGGAGAACAAGATAACTATTCTTACTATATTTACTTAGAACAAAGAGATCCTAGCCTATCAAAGATTGCTATCTTAACAGATTCAGCTTCTGACTTAACTCTTGAAATGACAGAAGGATTAGATATAACTATTATTCCAGTAAGACTTAGAATAGGTGAAAATAACTATAAAGATGGTGTTGATATAAGCAAAAAAGAATTTTGGCATAAATTACTTACAGAAAAAGTTATGCCAAAGACTGCTCAACCTTCTCCAGCAGAATTTAGAGATTATTATGAAGAATTATTTAATAAAGGTTACGAAAAAATAATTTCTATTCATATGTCTAGTAAGATGAGTGGAACTCAACAAGTTGCAAAAGTTGCAAGAGAAATGATAAAAAGAGAAAAAGATATAATTATAGTTGATTCTAAATCTGTGACATTTGGTCAAGCTTATCAAGTGCTTGAAGCTGCAAAAATGGCTAAGGAAGATGCAAAACTTGAAACTATTTTAGCAAGACTTTATGAAATTGCAGATAAAATGAAAGTATACTTTGCAGTAAGTGATTTAACTTACTTAGAAAAAGGTGGAAGAATTGGAAGAGCTTCTTCAATGATAGGAAGTCTTTTAAAATTAAGACCTGTATTAAAAATTGAAGATGGAGAAGTTACTCTTGAAACTAAGACTTTTGGAGAAAGAGGAGCTATCTCTTATATGGAAAAAATTATTAAAAATGAAGGTAAAAATAGTATCTATCTATACACTGCTTGGGGAGGAACTAACCAAGAATTACAAAGTACAGATATTCTAAAGAAAACAGCAGATACTATGAGAAAAATAGAATATAGGGGAAGATTTGAAATAGGTGCTACTATAGGTAGTCATAGTGGACCTGTCTTTGGTATTGGTATTATATCTAAAATTAGATAA
- a CDS encoding helix-turn-helix domain-containing protein, producing MTIGEKLKKSRNDKGMSLRELATKVELSASFLSQIEQGKASPSIENLKKIAHTLDVRVAYLIEDEEDDIRNIEHVKAANVRYIESIDSNIKMGILLASNKEKNMEPIIYEIGIDGESGRDYYSHGNSEEFIYILEGELEVHVANKKYKLAKGDSLYFKSSLNHRFKNTSKKEVKALWVVSPPTF from the coding sequence ATGACTATAGGTGAGAAATTAAAGAAAAGTAGAAACGATAAAGGAATGTCTTTAAGAGAACTTGCAACAAAAGTAGAATTATCAGCAAGTTTCTTATCTCAAATTGAACAAGGAAAAGCGTCTCCTTCAATAGAAAACTTAAAGAAGATAGCTCATACTCTAGATGTTAGAGTTGCCTATCTTATTGAAGATGAAGAAGATGATATTAGAAATATTGAACATGTTAAGGCAGCAAATGTAAGATACATAGAAAGTATTGATTCTAATATAAAAATGGGTATTTTACTTGCTAGCAATAAAGAAAAGAATATGGAACCTATAATTTATGAAATAGGTATAGATGGTGAAAGTGGAAGAGATTACTATAGCCATGGTAATTCAGAAGAATTTATATATATATTAGAAGGTGAATTAGAAGTACATGTGGCTAATAAAAAATATAAATTAGCTAAAGGAGATAGCCTATATTTTAAATCTAGCTTAAACCATAGGTTTAAAAATACTTCAAAAAAAGAAGTAAAAGCACTGTGGGTGGTTAGTCCACCAACATTCTAA
- a CDS encoding CinA family nicotinamide mononucleotide deamidase-related protein produces the protein MKAGIFLVGTELLNGATIDTNSIYIAEELNKYGIEIEFKMTVRDVMDEIVKALKYAKKNVDLVILTGGLGPTDDDITKEAMAKFLKKKLVVDEKEKNELLKKYKAYKNPNKTNFKEVEKPEGAISFKNDVGMAPAVYVDGLVAFPGFPNELKNMFPKFLKYYVKENNLKTQIYIKDIITYGIGESVLENTVKDLFTEEGIFYEFLVKDYGTLIRLQTSSKNKKNVEKIVKKLYNRISEFIIGEDTDRIENTIYECLNSGEKPLTISTAESCTGGMIASKLIEVPGISENFIESIVSYSNEAKIKRLKVKKETLEKYGAVSEEVAREMLEGLKTDVAISTTGIAGPGGGSKEKPVGLVYIGIRVKDEVKIFRRELKGDRNKIRQRAMMHALYNLLKILK, from the coding sequence ATGAAAGCAGGAATATTTTTAGTAGGAACAGAATTATTAAATGGTGCAACAATAGATACAAATAGCATCTATATAGCAGAAGAACTAAACAAATATGGAATAGAAATAGAATTTAAAATGACAGTTAGAGATGTCATGGATGAAATAGTAAAAGCTTTAAAGTATGCTAAAAAGAATGTTGATTTAGTTATTCTAACAGGAGGCTTAGGACCTACTGATGATGATATAACCAAAGAAGCAATGGCAAAATTTTTAAAGAAAAAATTAGTTGTAGATGAAAAAGAAAAAAATGAACTTTTAAAGAAATATAAAGCTTACAAAAATCCTAATAAAACTAATTTTAAAGAAGTTGAAAAACCTGAAGGAGCTATCAGTTTTAAAAATGATGTAGGTATGGCACCAGCAGTTTATGTAGATGGTTTAGTTGCTTTTCCAGGTTTTCCTAATGAATTAAAAAATATGTTTCCTAAGTTTTTAAAATACTATGTTAAAGAAAATAATTTAAAAACTCAAATCTATATCAAAGATATAATTACTTATGGTATAGGGGAAAGTGTACTTGAAAATACTGTAAAAGATTTATTCACTGAAGAAGGTATATTCTATGAATTTTTAGTTAAAGATTATGGAACTTTAATAAGACTACAAACAAGTAGTAAAAATAAAAAGAATGTAGAAAAAATTGTTAAAAAATTATATAATAGAATATCTGAGTTCATAATTGGAGAAGACACTGATAGAATAGAAAATACAATTTATGAATGTTTAAACTCAGGTGAGAAACCACTTACAATTTCAACAGCAGAGTCTTGTACAGGTGGTATGATAGCTAGTAAGTTGATTGAAGTTCCAGGAATATCTGAAAACTTTATAGAAAGTATAGTTTCTTATTCAAATGAAGCCAAGATTAAAAGGCTAAAAGTGAAAAAAGAAACTTTAGAAAAATATGGGGCTGTGAGTGAAGAAGTAGCAAGAGAAATGCTTGAAGGTCTAAAGACAGATGTTGCAATTTCAACTACTGGAATAGCAGGACCAGGTGGAGGAAGTAAAGAAAAACCTGTTGGACTTGTCTATATTGGAATTAGAGTAAAAGATGAAGTAAAAATTTTTAGAAGAGAATTAAAAGGTGATAGAAATAAAATAAGGCAGAGAGCAATGATGCATGCTCTTTACAACTTATTAAAAATATTAAAATAA
- a CDS encoding phosphatidylglycerophosphatase A family protein, giving the protein MSGHNHNHKLIKNLATCFGLGEMSFMPGTFGTLGGIPIFLFLTYIKRFFLNVMVYNSFYLVFLVTFFAIAVYVSDICEKEIFKKEDPQAVVIDEVLGFLTTLFLINPVGIKATLIAMGLAFIIFRILDITKIGPIYKSQNFGNGVGVVLDDFLAGIIGNFILVFIWTKFFY; this is encoded by the coding sequence ATGTCAGGACACAATCATAATCATAAACTTATAAAAAACCTAGCCACTTGTTTTGGTTTAGGAGAAATGTCATTTATGCCAGGAACATTTGGAACTCTTGGAGGTATACCAATATTTTTATTTTTAACATACATTAAAAGATTCTTTTTAAATGTAATGGTTTACAACTCATTTTACTTAGTGTTTTTAGTTACATTCTTTGCTATAGCAGTCTATGTATCAGATATATGTGAAAAAGAAATCTTTAAAAAAGAAGATCCTCAAGCAGTTGTAATTGATGAAGTTCTTGGATTCTTGACTACCTTATTTTTAATAAATCCTGTTGGTATAAAGGCAACTTTAATTGCTATGGGATTAGCATTTATAATTTTTAGAATATTAGACATAACAAAAATAGGACCTATATATAAATCACAAAATTTTGGAAATGGTGTGGGGGTAGTCTTAGATGATTTCTTAGCTGGAATTATAGGAAACTTTATTCTAGTATTTATCTGGACAAAATTTTTCTATTAA
- a CDS encoding peptidase U32 family protein yields MKIVAPAGNMERFYSAISATADEIYLGLKGFGARRNAENFTVEELKKAIDYAHLRGSRIFLTLNTIMTNREIELLYPTLKELYNYGLDAIIVQDLGYAEYLYKNFPSIEIHGSTQMTVANHYEINYLKELGFKRIVLPRELSFEEIKEIRENTDMELEIFVSGSLCISFSGNCYMSSFIGGRSGNRGMCAQPCRKEYKTSCGEKSYFLSPKDQLYGFDEIKKLQEIGVESIKVEGRMKDVSYVYETVSYFRSLINGIDKEENTHKLFNRGYSKGYFYNNDKAIMNRDYSYNMGEKIGEVLGKNIRLDEDIVSGDGVTFVSKDYKNLGGTYIGKINVVNVKEDRKIAYKNEKLILNFPEGTKYIFRNYNKRLNDEISKKLKNTDKKLEVNFNFTAKLNEKLNLKIYLEDENGNRILNLEEISEALTQKAQKRAISEEDIKEKLSEIGDSEFTVKNIEVDIDEDIFIPLSELKNLKRTAVEKFREEILSYFRRDLDSELKASNQEYFKLEIEKDEPKDVEIRVIVSNEEQRSFLEKVKDEYNISEIYDRTYDIAKQSKLSQHNLDNKLASNLYELLENKNSSVMLNWNMNIVNSYTISVLERIKNLESFIVSPEINFAKIRELGKTRLKKALLVYSKLKGMTIDVDIAENKDEVITNKENDRFNIIRNEYGTEIFLDKPLNIINLEEDIKKLNVDIIVLEFTTETIDEIKKVLKQLKTRKGEYREYNYKRGVY; encoded by the coding sequence ATGAAAATTGTAGCACCTGCAGGTAATATGGAGAGGTTCTATTCTGCTATTAGTGCAACAGCTGATGAAATATACTTAGGTTTGAAAGGTTTTGGAGCAAGAAGAAATGCTGAAAACTTTACGGTTGAAGAATTAAAAAAAGCAATAGATTATGCACATTTAAGAGGTAGTAGAATATTCTTAACTCTTAATACTATAATGACTAATAGGGAGATAGAGCTTCTATATCCAACTTTAAAAGAGCTATATAATTATGGTTTAGATGCAATAATAGTTCAAGATTTAGGTTATGCAGAGTATTTGTATAAAAACTTTCCTAGCATAGAAATTCATGGAAGTACACAGATGACTGTTGCCAACCATTATGAAATCAATTATTTAAAGGAATTAGGTTTCAAAAGAATAGTTTTACCTAGAGAATTGAGCTTTGAAGAAATAAAAGAAATCAGAGAAAACACAGATATGGAGCTTGAAATATTTGTTTCAGGTTCACTGTGTATATCATTTTCAGGTAATTGCTATATGAGTAGCTTCATAGGTGGAAGAAGTGGTAATCGTGGAATGTGTGCCCAACCTTGTAGAAAGGAATACAAAACTTCTTGTGGAGAAAAATCATATTTTTTAAGTCCTAAAGACCAGTTATATGGTTTTGATGAAATAAAAAAACTACAAGAAATTGGAGTAGAAAGTATAAAAGTTGAAGGAAGAATGAAAGATGTTTCCTATGTCTATGAGACAGTTTCATATTTTAGAAGTCTAATAAATGGAATAGATAAGGAAGAAAACACTCATAAATTATTCAATAGAGGTTATTCAAAGGGATATTTCTATAACAATGATAAAGCCATTATGAATAGAGATTATTCATATAATATGGGTGAAAAAATAGGAGAAGTCCTAGGAAAGAATATAAGGCTAGATGAAGATATAGTTTCAGGAGATGGAGTAACCTTTGTTTCTAAGGATTATAAAAATCTTGGTGGAACATATATAGGAAAGATAAATGTAGTCAATGTAAAAGAAGATAGAAAAATAGCTTATAAAAATGAAAAGTTAATTCTAAATTTTCCAGAAGGAACAAAGTATATTTTTAGAAATTACAATAAAAGATTAAATGATGAGATTTCAAAAAAATTAAAAAATACAGATAAAAAGTTAGAAGTAAATTTTAATTTTACTGCTAAATTAAATGAAAAATTAAATTTAAAAATTTATTTAGAAGATGAAAATGGAAATAGAATTTTAAATTTAGAAGAAATCTCTGAAGCTTTAACTCAAAAAGCACAAAAAAGAGCAATAAGTGAAGAGGATATAAAGGAAAAGTTATCTGAAATAGGTGACAGTGAATTCACTGTTAAAAATATTGAAGTTGATATAGATGAAGATATTTTTATTCCTCTATCAGAATTAAAAAATTTAAAAAGAACAGCAGTTGAAAAGTTTAGAGAAGAGATACTTTCATATTTTAGAAGAGATTTAGACAGTGAATTAAAAGCATCTAATCAAGAATATTTTAAATTAGAGATAGAAAAAGATGAACCTAAAGATGTAGAAATAAGGGTTATTGTCTCTAATGAGGAACAAAGAAGCTTTTTAGAAAAAGTAAAAGATGAATATAACATAAGTGAAATATATGATAGAACTTATGATATAGCTAAACAATCTAAGTTAAGTCAACATAACTTAGATAATAAATTAGCTTCTAATCTCTATGAGTTATTAGAAAATAAAAATTCATCTGTTATGTTAAATTGGAATATGAATATAGTAAATTCTTATACTATCTCAGTTTTAGAAAGAATAAAGAATTTAGAAAGTTTTATAGTCTCACCTGAAATAAACTTTGCTAAGATAAGAGAATTAGGAAAGACAAGATTAAAAAAGGCTTTGCTAGTTTATTCAAAGTTAAAAGGAATGACTATAGATGTGGACATAGCTGAGAATAAAGATGAAGTCATTACCAATAAAGAAAATGATAGATTTAATATTATCAGAAATGAATATGGAACAGAGATATTTTTAGATAAGCCACTTAACATTATTAATTTAGAAGAAGACATTAAGAAACTAAATGTGGATATAATAGTTTTAGAATTTACTACTGAAACTATTGATGAAATTAAAAAAGTTTTAAAACAATTAAAGACAAGAAAAGGCGAATACAGAGAATATAACTATAAAAGGGGGGTGTATTGA
- the coaE gene encoding dephospho-CoA kinase (Dephospho-CoA kinase (CoaE) performs the final step in coenzyme A biosynthesis.), whose amino-acid sequence MIVGLTGGIASGKSTVSKYLAEKGFKVYDADRIAKDISEKKLVQNEIILNFGDKILAEDGKVDRKKLKEIVFADKNKLKKLNAIIHPKVIDFYRELKEKNADETIIFDVPLLFESGIDKFCDKILVVISDYDVQLNRIVERDNIDRELASKIIKSQISNEERIKKADIVIENNTSLEELYEKIERFCEKI is encoded by the coding sequence ATGATAGTAGGTTTAACTGGTGGAATAGCTAGTGGTAAAAGTACTGTATCAAAATATTTAGCTGAAAAAGGTTTTAAAGTTTATGATGCAGATAGAATTGCAAAAGATATTTCAGAAAAAAAATTAGTTCAAAATGAAATTATCTTAAATTTTGGAGATAAAATTTTAGCTGAAGATGGAAAAGTTGATAGAAAAAAATTAAAAGAAATAGTTTTTGCTGATAAGAATAAATTAAAAAAATTAAATGCTATAATACATCCAAAAGTTATTGATTTTTACAGAGAATTAAAAGAAAAAAATGCAGATGAAACAATAATTTTTGATGTACCTTTGTTATTTGAAAGTGGAATAGACAAATTTTGTGATAAAATATTAGTTGTTATCTCAGACTATGATGTTCAATTAAATAGAATAGTTGAAAGAGATAATATAGACAGAGAACTAGCAAGTAAAATAATAAAATCTCAAATATCAAATGAAGAAAGAATAAAGAAAGCTGATATTGTTATAGAAAATAACACAAGTTTAGAAGAATTATATGAAAAAATAGAAAGGTTTTGTGAAAAAATATGA
- a CDS encoding TIGR00730 family Rossman fold protein: MKKKNVTVYCGASFGVDESYQNITRKLGEWIGKNNYNLVYGGGRSGLMGLIADSVLENGGKVTGIITHFLSEREIAHDGITKLIKVDTMSERKKKMADLADIFIALPGGPGTLEEITEVVSWAVLALHPCPCIFFNFDNYYNHIRDFYDLMVEKGYMKKEAREKLCFTDSFEEMEKFIASYVPPKAREYHGE; this comes from the coding sequence ATGAAAAAAAAGAATGTTACAGTATATTGTGGAGCATCATTTGGAGTTGATGAATCATATCAAAATATAACTAGAAAACTAGGAGAATGGATAGGTAAAAATAATTATAATCTTGTCTATGGTGGAGGTAGATCAGGTTTAATGGGACTGATTGCTGATTCAGTTCTTGAAAACGGTGGAAAAGTTACAGGAATAATAACTCATTTTCTATCAGAAAGAGAAATTGCTCATGATGGTATAACTAAACTTATAAAAGTAGATACTATGTCTGAAAGAAAAAAGAAAATGGCAGATTTAGCTGATATCTTTATAGCACTTCCTGGAGGTCCTGGAACTTTAGAAGAAATAACTGAAGTTGTTTCTTGGGCAGTTTTAGCCTTACATCCTTGTCCTTGTATATTTTTTAATTTTGATAATTACTACAATCATATCAGAGATTTTTATGATTTAATGGTTGAAAAAGGATATATGAAAAAAGAAGCAAGAGAAAAACTTTGCTTCACTGACTCTTTTGAAGAAATGGAAAAATTCATAGCTTCTTATGTGCCACCAAAAGCAAGAGAATATCATGGCGAATAA
- the dnaN gene encoding DNA polymerase III subunit beta, with product MHIKVNRQNFLTAVRTVEKSIKDNLIKPILSCVYAKVKDNKVYFTGTNLDTTIKTSIDVNEVIKEGEVAFRASIIDEYLKEIKDEFVVLRVENGNILFIETEDSTTEYDVFTTEDYPSTFEYINLNENNFKFEMPSQELVEIFEKVLFSADTPDNIAMNCIRIESNNKTLNFVSTNTYRLTYLKKDVENEINDFAVSVPADAISSVVKIVKGLDNELIKIYKEGAHLYFKYKETTIITKLIELRFPNYADILSNITYDKKLSINNEKFTNLLKRVLIFSRSNMESKYSSTYQFKHSDNGESKLIISALNDIARINEELNISFEGEDLKISLNSKYLLEFIQNIPKEKELILEFMYANSAVKVYEKDKEDYIYILMPLALRD from the coding sequence TTCTTGTGTTTATGCAAAAGTTAAGGATAATAAAGTATATTTTACTGGGACAAATTTAGATACAACTATAAAAACTTCTATAGATGTAAATGAAGTTATAAAAGAAGGAGAAGTTGCTTTTAGAGCTTCTATCATAGACGAATATCTAAAGGAAATAAAAGATGAATTTGTAGTTTTGAGAGTTGAAAATGGAAATATTCTATTTATTGAAACTGAAGACTCTACAACAGAATATGATGTATTCACTACAGAAGATTATCCAAGCACTTTTGAGTATATAAATTTAAATGAGAATAATTTTAAATTTGAAATGCCTAGTCAAGAGCTAGTTGAAATCTTTGAGAAAGTTTTATTCTCAGCTGATACTCCAGATAACATAGCCATGAACTGTATTAGAATAGAAAGTAATAATAAGACTTTAAATTTTGTTTCAACTAATACTTATCGTTTAACTTATTTAAAGAAAGATGTAGAAAATGAAATTAATGATTTTGCAGTGAGTGTTCCAGCTGATGCTATTTCTTCTGTTGTTAAAATTGTTAAAGGCCTAGACAATGAACTTATAAAAATATATAAAGAAGGAGCACATCTGTATTTTAAGTATAAAGAAACTACTATTATTACAAAATTAATTGAATTAAGGTTCCCTAATTATGCAGATATATTATCAAACATAACTTATGATAAAAAATTATCTATAAATAATGAAAAATTTACTAATTTATTAAAAAGAGTTTTAATTTTCTCAAGAAGTAATATGGAATCAAAGTATTCATCAACTTATCAATTTAAACATAGTGACAATGGAGAAAGTAAGTTAATAATATCAGCTTTAAATGATATTGCAAGAATAAATGAAGAGTTAAATATTAGCTTTGAAGGTGAAGATTTAAAAATTTCTTTGAATTCTAAATACTTGTTAGAATTTATACAAAATATTCCTAAAGAAAAAGAATTAATTTTAGAATTTATGTATGCTAATTCAGCAGTAAAAGTGTATGAAAAAGATAAGGAAGATTATATTTATATATTAATGCCATTGGCATTGAGAGATTAA